One part of the Vicia villosa cultivar HV-30 ecotype Madison, WI linkage group LG6, Vvil1.0, whole genome shotgun sequence genome encodes these proteins:
- the LOC131610687 gene encoding uncharacterized protein LOC131610687: MQGPSQRWGYIRIMSGTIFGGILGFYVMHRVEISYKEKMNERLRNYEAELKRKREVKLNEFEIEESSKF, translated from the exons ATGCAGGGTCCTTCTCAGAGATGGGGCTACATTCGAATCATGTCTGGAACAATCTTCGGAGGCATCCTCGGATTCTACGTTATGCATCGTGTTGAGATTAGTTACAAG GAGAAAATGAATGAAAGGCTGAGAAATTATGAGGCTGAACTGAAAAGAAAGAGGGAAGTGAAACTTAATGAGTTCGAGATTGAGGAATCATCAAAGTTTTGA
- the LOC131610686 gene encoding protein MAINTENANCE OF MERISTEMS-like, whose product MVNHSRKIFGLFKPAAQWFNDHVRGSGLSGLCMTGYTTISTGMQGAFVERWHKETSSFHLPVGEMTITLHDVQCLLHLPIRGPLLDHSRIQRVEAIEWMTLYLGMEEEVAHFECATTSGPHIRFTTLKTYFEHHLDAAAEAEAAGDELFTQYHRGCALRCWYMHVVGAACFVDKSARYVDVTYLRYFMDLDTVHQWNWVAATLAYLYQKLNEASNWRTRQLVGSCTLLTSWIISYFSRIHGFHIDPAYVDAMPRAARYALQRGNDAVGPYRLYLDRTMHDDVTWRPFADYAQVVPFDGVALYSGWLACGTGIMVRYLPERCMRQFGFVQIIPRSPFEAAPDTVTRVQLTAIWEEWQHHVVPEEYRRMRVTQDWHSVEGYVTWFYRVSHPLLRPDVPGAPRPAHEEILENRQAEDDHAIDLLPICQRIEMLGRDALHRGVIHQGGPEAVAVMEIIVTDAGRAAGYRRQRRAQGERVRHT is encoded by the exons atggtgaaccactccaggaagattttcggtctgtttaaaccagcagctcagtggtttaacgaccacgtgcgaggttcagggcttagcgggctctgcatgaccgggtacaccaccatcagcaccggcatgcagggggcatttgtggagcgctggcacaaggagacgtcatctttccacctgccggttggggagatgacgatcaccttgcacgacgtgcagtgtcttctccacctgccgattagggggccgctgttggaccactcccggatccagagggtcgaggccatcgagtggatgacgctctatctgggcatggaggaggaggttgctcactttgagtgcgccacgacatctgggcctcatatccggttcaccacactgaagacttattttgagcaccatctggacgcggctgccgaggccgAGGCTGCGGGTGACGAGCtgttcacacagtatcaccgcggctgcgctcttcggtgctggtacatgcatgtggtaggcgctgcatgctttgtggacaagagcgccaggtacgtcgacgtgacctacctccgctatttcatggacctggataccgttcaccagtggaactgggtggcagctactctggcatatctctaccagaagctgaatgaggcctccaactggaggacgaggcagctggtcggatcctgcactctgcttacg agctggatcatctcctacttctcccgcatccacggcttccacatcgatcctgcgtacgttgacgccatgcccagggccgccagatacgccctccagagggggaacgatgcggtgggaccataccgcctgtacctggaccgcacgatgcacgacgacgtcacctggaggccgttcgccgactatgctcaggttgtccccttcgacggggttgctctatattcaggctggttggcatgcgggaccggcatcatggtccggtatctcccggagcggtgcatgcggcagtttgggttcgtgcagatcatacccaggtcacccttcgaggctgctcctgacacagtgaccagagtgcagctcactgccatatgggaggagtggcagcatcatgtggtaccggaggagtaccgtcgcatgcgggtcacccaggactggcacagtgtggaggggtacgtcacatggttctaccgggtgtcccatcctctcttgagacccgacgttcccggcgctcctaggccagcacacgaggagatcctggagaaccggcaggcggaggatgaccacgccattgatctccttccgatctgccagcggatagagatgcttgggcgggacgcgttgcatcgaggtgtcattcatcagggcggaccagaggcagtcgccgtgatggagatcatCGTCACTGATGcaggccgtgcggcggggtacaggcgacagaggagggcccagggtgagcgggttaggcacacctag
- the LOC131612876 gene encoding uncharacterized protein LOC131612876 has product MPKKTTQEQVEEDYCFECKDGGQLVICDHRNCVKVYHPRCVEKDESFFETEKSWTCGRHSCFKCNKYSKFCCLGCPNSLCKHCVSASEFTVVRGVHGFCCDCLDLVEILELNLDHDLEGNKLSLDDRETYECLFKEYWEIVKVREGLTKEDVLIALLRNRRQKDFVPSKSRNEGDEEKQNDTGSNEDCTSSMHKPNKRKRELETEDEKDEKLCFVCKEGGGELVICDHKNCGKSYHTNCVGKDDSFCVTAKSWTCGRHCCFNCKKGAKFRCLGCPKSVCKRCFSAWEFTEVRGGQGLCGDCLEIVEIIEQKLDCDSKGNKISLDDKGTYECLFKEYWKNVKVRERLTDEDISAALPNRRKGKDFETRCSQSEEGKPNDIDSDEDHTAMHKENKWKRNGSMEFVGWASRPLANFLASIGRYDTEVPMLQWGVKSLICKYIKEKNLYHSKDKRKFFTDDKLFPIFDKKVMSIDQINLLLEFHYAKKSDGSNGKENHDQNKNFSTDKSHIDDQTCMESRLSRLTEKPLIKKADFLIKPGRYAPINVDNIRLIYLKRSLVLELSKQRESFASKVVGAFVRARSDSNDHKQRSSYHLVRVIGVEHAETSNEILLQVFFMPKAVSISELSDEDFTEQECEDLRQKVNTGLIQKLTTEDLQKKATSLHEDMTKHRLAYLQKQIECANLRGRIKEKMALLEEKEELEQRWKHEQLSRRVPIVPELMEVREGLTDEDVNATLSNIRIHEDEEEKQNDTNIHKDCPGMDKPSKRKRCSSIEPEPNEEAEDEELCFICKDGGQLVICDLKSCRKVYHPDCLDKDDSFVETAKSWTCPRHCCYNCNKPAECCCLGCPNSVCKKCVSPSEFTLIRGVQGLCCDCLEIVEIIELKLDCDSEGNKISLDDKETYECLFKEYWEIVKVREGLTDEDVSATLANNRKQKDFVPDKSRNEGEEEKQNETKCNEDCTSMHKLKKRKRCSPLEFTGWASRPLTNFLESIGRYETEPMTQSGVKSLICEYIKEKNLYHPKNKRKFRTDDKLSPIFTKKVMSNDKIYSRLEIHIAKKPDDSSRKENHDQNKNCSTSNKNINDHSCMESRSSSLIEKPLQKKVDTLIKPSCFASINVSNIALIYLKRSLVLELSKQCEGFVSMVVGTFVRVRSDSNDHKQGNSYQLVRILGVIYDEMPNGILLEVSFMPKAISISELSEEDFTEHECEDLRQNVNTGLLPKLTVKDLQEKATILQEDKSKRWIANRLVHLEHQIDHANLRGRTKEKIALLEEREELERRRKQEQLSRGVPFVVPELTKESDDFVSHTDEDVSAELPNKRICKDIVSLPDDSAEKENHDQETNFSTNKNHIDDQTSIKNRLSRLMEKPLMKKCDVLIKPGCLASINAKNIELIYLKRSLVQLLSKQSESFPSKVVGTFVRVKVDSNDQKLRNAYHLVRIIDVVHDEIYNGILLQVSFMPKAISITELSDEDFTKEECEDLRQKVNTGLLPKLTVGDFQEKATRLHEDKTKHWIAARLANLNSQIERLSLKGRNKQKIALLDEREELEQPWKQEQLLKRVPTVVPEFMEVKYDDADSKEHN; this is encoded by the exons ATGCCAAAAAAAACCACACaagaacaagttgaagaagactaCTGTTTTGAATGCAAAGATGGTGGACAACTTGTTATCTGTGATCACAG GAACTGTGTAAAAGTTTATCATCCTAGGTGTGTTGAAAAGGATGAATCGTTTTTTGAGACAGAAAAATCTTGGACTTGTG GTAGACATAGTTGTTTCAAATGCAACAAATACTCTAAGTTTTGTTGCCTTGGTTGTCCAAATTCTCTATGCAAACACTGTGTTTCCGCTTCCGAGTTTACCGTAGTTAGAGGTGTTCATGGCTTTTGCTGTGATTGCTTGGACTTAGTTGAGATTCTAGAACTAAATTTGGACCATGACTTGGAAGGG AACAAATTAAGTTTGGATGATAGAGAAACATATGAATGTCTATTCAAGGAATATTGGGAAATTGTTAAGGTGAGAGAAGGACTGACTAAAGAAGATGTCCTCATCGCGCTTCTCCGCAATAGAAGACAGAAAGATTTTGTGCCTAGTAAAAGTCGCAATGAAGGCGATGAAGAGAAACAAAATGACACCGGAAGTAATGAAGATTGTACTAGTAGTATGCATAAACCTAACAAAAGGAAGCGGGAACTAGAAACcgaggatgaaaaagatgaaaaattgTGTTTTGTGTGCAAAGAGGGTGGTGGAGAACTTGTTATCTGTGATCACAA GAACTGTGGAAAATCTTATCATACAAACTGTGTTGGAAAAGATGATTCTTTTTGTGTAACTGCAAAATCTTGGACTTGTG GTAGGCATTGTTGTTTCAACTGTAAAAAAGGCGCCAAGTTTCGGTGCCTTGGATGTCCAAAGTCTGTATGCAAAAGGTGTTTTTCTGCTTGGGAGTTTACTGAAGTTAGAGGTGGTCAAGGCTTGTGCGGTGACTGCTTGGAGATAGTAGAGATTATAGAACAAAAATTGGACTGTGACTCAAAAGGG AACAAAATAAGCTTGGACGACAAAGGAACGTATGAATGCCTATTCAAGGAGTATTGGAAAAATGTTAAGGTAAGAGAAAGATTAACCGATGAAGATATCTCAGCTGCACTGCCAAACCGTCGAAAAGGTAAAGATTTTGAAACAAGATGCAGTCAAAGCGAAGAAGGAAAACCAAATGACATCGACAGTGATGAAGATCATACAGCTATGCATAAGGAGAACAAATGGAAGCGAAACGGTTCAATGGAATTTGTCGGATGGGCATCAAGACCTCTCGCAAACTTCCTTGCATCCATAGGTAGATATGACACTGAAGTGCCGATGCTGCAATGGGGTGTAAAATCTCTCATATGTAAATATATTAAGGAGAAAAATCTGTATCATTCCAAAGACAAGAGAAAATTCTTCACTGATGACAAGTTGTTTCCTATATTTGATAAGAAAGTAATGTCGATCGATCAGATAAATTTGTTACTCGAGTTTCACTATGCTAAAAAGTCGGATGGTTCAAATGGAAAGGAAAAtcatgatcaaaacaaaaacttcTCTACAGACAAGAGTCATATCGATGATCAAACATGTATGGAAAGCAGATTATCAAGGTTAACTGAAAAACCTCTAATAAAAAAAGCCGATTTTTTGATAAAACCTGGACGTTATGCACCGATCAATGTTGATAATATCAGGCTTATCTATCTCAAAAGAAGCTTGGTGTTGGAGTTATCAAAACAGCGTGAAAGCTTTGCGAGTAAGGTTGTTGGAGCGTTTGTTAGAGCCAGATCAGATTCCAATGATCATAAGCAAAGGAGTTCATATCATCTCGTGAGAGTCATAGGTGTTGAACATGCTGAAACGTCAAATGAAATACTCTTGCAAGTGTTTTTCATGCCTAAAGCGGTTTCCATTTCTGAGCTTTCGGATGAAGATTTCACAGAG CAAGAATGTGAGGATTTGCGGCAAAAAGTGAACACCGGCTTGATCCAAAAATTAACTACT GAGGATCTTCAAAAGAAGGCTACAAGTCTTCATGAGGATATGACAAAACAT CGCCTAGCCTATTTGCAAAAGCAAATCGAGTGTGCAAATCTCAGAGGAAGAATAAAAGA AAAAATGGCATTATTAGAAGAAAAGGAAGAGCTTGAACAGCGATGGAAGCATGAACAGCTGTCAAGGCGCGTGCCAATAGTCCCTGAGCTTATGGAG GTACGAGAAGGACTAACTGATGAAGATGTCAATGCCACACTTTCCAACATTAGAATTCATGAAGAcgaagaagaaaaacaaaatgATACCAACATTCATAAAGATTGTCCAGGCATGGATAAGCCAAGCAAACGGAAGCGGTGCAGTTCAATTGAACCAGAACCCaatgaagaagcagaagatgaagAGTTGTGTTTTATATGCAAAGATGGTGGACAACTCGTTATCTGTGATCTCAA gaGTTGTAGAAAAGTGTATCATCCAGACTGTCTCGATAAGGATGATTCGTTTGTTGAGACGGCAAAATCTTGGACTTGTC CTAGGCATTGTTGTTACAACTGCAATAAACCCGCCGAGTGTTGTTGTCTTGGCTGTCCAAACTCTGTATGCAAAAAGTGTGTTTCTCCTTCGGAGTTTACTCTTATTAGAGGTGTTCAAGGCTTGTGCTGTGACTGTTTGGAGATAGTCGAGATTATAGAACTAAAATTGGACTGTGACTCCGAGGGG AACAAAATAAGCTTGGACGACAAGGAAACATATGAGTGTCTATTCAAGGAGTATTGGGAAATTGTTAAGGTAAGAGAAGGACTAACCGATGAAGATGTCTCTGCTACACTGGCAAACAATAGAAAGCAGAAAGATTTCGTGCCTGATAAAAGTCGCAACGAAGGCGAAGAAGAAAAACAGAATGAGACCAAATGTAATGAAGATTGTACAAGTATGCATAAGCTGAAGAAACGGAAGCGGTGCAGTCCATTGGAATTTACCGGGTGGGCGTCAAGACCTCTAACTAACTTCCTTGAATCCATAGGGAGATATGAAACTGAACCAATGACGCAATCGGGTGTAAAATCTCTTATATGTGAATATATTAAAGAGAAGAACCTTTATCATCCCAAAAACAAGAGAAAATTCCGCACTGACGACAAGTTGTCTCCTATTTTTACAAAGAAAGTAATGTCGAACGATAAAATATATTCTCGTCTTGAGATTCACATTGCTAAGAAACCGGATGATTCATCTCGAAAGGAAAAtcatgatcaaaacaaaaactgTTCTACAAGCAACAAGAATATCAATGATCATTCATGTATGGAAAGTAGATCGTCGAGCTTAATAGAAAAGCCTCTTCAGAAAAAAGTCGATACATTGATAAAACCTAGTTGTTTTGCATCCATCAATGTAAGTAATATAGCACTTATCTACCTCAAAAGAAGCTTGGTGTTGGAGTTATCGAAACAGTGTGAAGGCTTTGTGAGCATGGTTGTTGGAACATTTGTTAGAGTAAGATCAGATTCCAATGATCATAAGCAAGGAAATTCATATCAACTTGTGAGAATCCTAG GTGTCATATACGATGAAATGCCTAATGGAATACTATTGGAAGTTTCCTTCATGCCTAAAGCGATTTCCATTTCTGAGCTTTCTGAGGAAGACTTCACCGAG CATGAATGTGAGGATTTGCGCCAAAATGTGAACACCGGCTTGCTCCCAAAATTAACTGTT AAGGATCTTCAAGAGAAGGCTACAATTCTTCAAGAGGATAAATCAAAACGG TGGATTGCAAACCGCCTAGTCCATTTGGAACATCAAATCGATCATGCAAATCTCAGAGGAAGAACAAAAGA AAAAATTGCATTACTAGAAGAAAGGGAAGAGCTTGAACGGCGACGGAAACAAGAACAACTGTCAAGGGGCGTGCCTTTCGTAGTCCCCGAGCTTACAAAAGAATCGGATGATTTTGTGTCTCATACTGATGAGGATGTCTCTGCCGAACTTCCCAACAAAAGAATTTGCAAAGATATTGTGTCTCTGCCGGATGATTCGGCTGAAAAGGAAAACCATGATCAAGAGACAAACTTCTCAACCAACAAGAATCATATCGATGATCAGACAAGTATCAAAAACAGATTGTCAAGGTTAATGGAAAAGCCTCTTATGAAAAAATGCGATGTATTGATAAAACCCGGATGTTTAGCATCCATCAATGCCAAAAATATCGAGCTTATCTACCTAAAACGAAGTTTGGTGCAACTGTTATCTAAACAGTCTGAAAGTTTTCCGAGTAAAGTTGTTGGAACCTTTGTTAGAGTAAAAGTAGATTCCAATGATCAGAAACTTAGGAATGCTTATCATCTTGTGAGAATCATAG ATGTTGTGCATGATGAAATCTATAATGGAATACTATTGCAAGTTTCTTTCATGCCTAAAGCTATTTCCATTACTGAGCTCTCTGACGAAGACTTCACCAAG GAAGAATGTGAGGATTTGCGCCAAAAAGTGAACACTGGCTTGCTCCCCAAGTTAACCGTT GGCGATTTTCAAGAGAAGGCTACGAGACTTCATGAGGATAaaacaaaacat TGGATTGCAGCACGCCTAGCAAATTTGAATAGTCAAATTGAGCGCTTAAGTCTCAAAGGACGAAATAAACA AAAAATTGCATTACTAGATGAAAGGGAAGAGCTAGAACAACCATGGAAACAAGAACAGCTGTTAAAGCGCGTGCCAACAGTTGTCCCTGAGTTTATGGAAGTGAAATACGATGATGCTGATAGCAAGGAACATAACTAA
- the LOC131612877 gene encoding transcription factor MYB13-like, translated as MAKRLCCESMGMRKGPWSAEEDHILISHIQTHGHANWRALPKQAGLLRCGKSCRLRWINYLRPDIKGGKFSEEEQDSILKLHQILGNKWSTIAARLPGRTDNEVKNFWNTHLKKRVQNANISNYSYTTLQEAQASDGSSSLASNKDPSIVSCDTNLEQSMGNHGSCQISEEMEFWYNVFIKSG; from the exons ATGGCCAAGAGGCTATGTTGTGAAAGCATGGGAATGAGGAAAGGACCATGGAGTGCTGAAGAAGATCATATACTCATTTCTCATATTCAAACACATGGCCATGCAAACTGGCGCGCCCTTCCTAAACAAGCCG GATTGCTAAGATGTGGTAAGAGTTGTAGGCTTCGTTGGATAAACTATTTGAGACCAGATATCAAAGGAGGAAAATTCAGCGAGGAAGAACAAGATTCCATCTTAAAGCTACATCAAATTCTTGGAAATAA ATGGTCTACTATTGCAGCAAGATTACCAGGAAGAACGGATAATGAAGTAAAGAATTTTTGGAATACACATTTGAAGAAAAGGGTTCAAAATGCCAATATTTCTAACTATTCATATACTACTTTGCAAGAGGCACAGGCAAGTGACGGTTCTAGTAGTTTAGCCTCAAATAAGGATCCATCTATTGTTTCTTGTGATACTAATTTAGAACAAAGTATGGGAAATCATGGTTCATGTCAGATAAGTGAAGAAATGGAGTTTTGGTATAATGTATTCATCAAATCAGGATAG